Proteins encoded by one window of Dryocola sp. LX212:
- the hisG gene encoding ATP phosphoribosyltransferase has translation MLDNKRLRIAMQKSGRLSDDSRELLARCGIKINLHTQRLIALAENMPIDILRVRDDDIPGLVMDGVVDLGIIGENVLEEELLNRRAQGEDPRYFTLRRLDFGGCRFSLAVSVDEPWDGPASLNGKRIATSYPHILKRYLDEKGVQFKSCLLNGSVEVAPRAGLADAICDLVSTGATLEANGLREVEVIYRSKACLIQRDGEMSTEKQQLIDKLMTRIQGVIQARESKYIMMHAPSERLDEIISLLPGAERPTILPLAGDQQRVAMHMVSSETLFWETMEKLKALGASSILVLPIEKMME, from the coding sequence ATGTTAGATAACAAACGTTTACGCATAGCTATGCAGAAATCTGGCCGTTTGAGCGATGATTCACGCGAATTACTGGCGCGCTGCGGCATTAAAATCAACCTGCACACCCAGCGCCTCATCGCCCTGGCAGAGAACATGCCGATTGATATTCTGCGCGTGCGTGATGACGATATCCCGGGCCTGGTGATGGACGGCGTTGTCGACCTTGGCATCATTGGTGAAAACGTCCTTGAAGAAGAGCTGCTGAACCGCCGCGCTCAGGGCGAAGACCCGCGTTACTTCACCCTGCGTCGTCTGGATTTCGGCGGCTGCCGCTTCTCGCTGGCGGTATCCGTTGACGAACCATGGGATGGCCCTGCCTCCCTTAACGGCAAACGTATCGCTACCTCTTACCCGCATATTCTGAAGCGCTATCTTGATGAGAAAGGCGTGCAGTTCAAATCCTGCCTGCTGAACGGCTCCGTTGAAGTTGCCCCACGCGCTGGCCTTGCCGACGCGATCTGTGACCTGGTCTCAACAGGTGCCACGCTTGAAGCCAACGGCCTGCGCGAAGTGGAAGTTATCTACCGTTCTAAAGCCTGCCTTATTCAGCGCGACGGTGAAATGTCGACGGAAAAACAGCAGCTCATCGACAAGCTGATGACCCGTATCCAGGGCGTTATTCAGGCCCGCGAATCCAAATACATCATGATGCACGCGCCGAGCGAGCGTCTGGACGAAATTATCTCCCTGCTGCCCGGCGCCGAGCGCCCGACCATTCTGCCGCTGGCAGGTGACCAGCAACGGGTTGCCATGCACATGGTGAGCAGCGAAACGCTGTTCTGGGAAACCATGGAGAAGCTGAAAGCGCTGGGCGCGAGCTCCATTCTGGTGCTGCCAATTGAGAAGATGATGGAGTAA